From Rutidosis leptorrhynchoides isolate AG116_Rl617_1_P2 chromosome 3, CSIRO_AGI_Rlap_v1, whole genome shotgun sequence, a single genomic window includes:
- the LOC139901239 gene encoding uncharacterized mitochondrial protein AtMg00810-like: MTDLGPLNYFLGISATHSSSGLFLSQKKYTVDILERADMLQGKPCRTPADTHKKLDSAGTPVSDPTLYRSLAGALQYLTFTRPDISYAVQQICLYMHDPREPHMNALKRILRYVRGTIDHGLQIHTSSTDGLIAYSDADWGGCSSSRRSTSGYCVFLGDNLLSWSSKRQNVVSRSSAEAEYRGVANAAAETCWLRNLLCELGTPPIKATIVYCDNISSVYMTANPVQHRRTKHIEIDIHFVRDLVTLGHIRVLHVPSRSQYADIFTKGLPSTLFTDFRSSLNVRDTPPDKTAGGC, translated from the coding sequence ATGACAGATTTAGGTCCACTTAATTATTTTTTGGGGATCTCTGCCACTCATAGTAGCTCTGGATTATTTCTATCTCAGAAGAAGTACACGGTTGACATTTTGGAACGTGCTGATATGCTTCAAGGTAAGCCATGTCGTACTCCAGCAGACACTCACAAAAAGTTGGATAGCGCGGGAACCCCTGTCTCGGACCCTACTTTATATCGAAGTCTTGCAGGTGCACTTCAGTATCTCACCTTTACGAGGCCTGATATATCATACGCAGTTCAACAGATATGCCTTTACATGCATGATCCCAGAGAGCCGCACATGAATGCTTTAAAACGCATTCTTCGTTATGTTCGCGGCACCATAGACCACGGTCTTCAGATCCACACATCTTCTACTGATGGTCTCATTGCTTACTCAGATGCTGACTGGGGTGGGTGCTCATCTTCTCGCCGCTCCACGTCCGGGTACTGTGTATTCTTGGGTGATAACCTTCTTTCTTGGTCCTCGAAACGCCAGAATGTTGTATCTCGTTCTAGTGCTGAAGCAGAGTATCGTGGAGTTGCTAATGCAGCTGCCGAGACATGTTGGCTTCGTAATCTACTTTGTGAGTTGGGTACACCGCCTATTAAGGCTACCATTGTATATTGTGACAATATCAGTTCGGTATACATGACAGCGAATCCAGTTCAACACCGAAGGACCAAACACATAGAGATTGACATTCATTTTGTTCGCGATCTGGTGACCCTAGGGCATATTCGAGTTTTACATGTTCCATCACGCTCTCAGTACGCGGACATCTTCACAAAAGGACTACCTTCCACACTCTTTACCGACTTTCGTTCCAGTTTGAACGTACGGGATACTCCTCCCGATaaaactgcggggggatgttag